A single window of Granulicella mallensis MP5ACTX8 DNA harbors:
- the nadA gene encoding quinolinate synthase NadA: MSSVNSTIELIQIQENRGETPGPTTCSSRLVSPPWTFDTQTPEYGPGASMEDFIPSDAPRQGQIPKEYRNASAEELDLRIRAAKHALGERVVILGHFYQRDEVVKYADFVGDSFQLARAATSRPAAEAIVFCGVHFMAETADMLSGPKQSVILPNLAAGCSMADMADIDSVSECWEQLEEVYGTAPDASGRVPVIPVTYMNSSAALKAFCGERGGIVCTSSNAAAVLKWAFERGQRVLFFPDQHLGRNTAKAMGISVDKMPMWDPRKQLGGNTSEALAEAQVILWHGFCSVHKRFSVEQIDAARAQYPGVRVIVHPECPMEVVDAADESGSTDYIAKAVAAAPAGTTFAIGTEINMVQRLASQYPQHTIFCLDPVICPCSTMYRIHPAYLAWVLESFERGEVLNRIAVPSAITVPARVALQRMLDVVPAPVARVGQ; the protein is encoded by the coding sequence TTGTCATCGGTAAACAGCACGATTGAGTTGATCCAGATCCAGGAGAATCGCGGAGAAACGCCTGGCCCAACGACCTGTAGTTCCAGGCTTGTCAGTCCACCATGGACGTTCGACACGCAGACGCCGGAGTATGGTCCCGGAGCTTCGATGGAGGATTTTATTCCCTCCGATGCTCCTCGTCAGGGACAGATTCCGAAGGAATATCGCAACGCCAGCGCGGAGGAACTCGACCTGCGCATTCGCGCGGCAAAGCATGCTCTGGGAGAGCGTGTTGTGATCCTCGGCCACTTTTATCAACGCGATGAGGTTGTGAAGTACGCCGACTTCGTTGGCGACTCCTTTCAGCTCGCGCGTGCTGCGACGTCTCGGCCTGCCGCCGAGGCGATTGTTTTTTGCGGCGTGCACTTTATGGCGGAGACGGCGGATATGCTCTCCGGCCCGAAGCAGTCGGTGATCCTGCCGAATCTTGCTGCTGGATGCTCCATGGCCGATATGGCCGATATTGACTCCGTCAGCGAGTGCTGGGAGCAGTTGGAAGAGGTCTACGGAACGGCTCCCGATGCGAGCGGCCGCGTGCCGGTGATTCCTGTGACCTACATGAATTCGTCCGCGGCGTTGAAGGCTTTTTGCGGAGAGCGTGGGGGCATCGTCTGCACCTCGTCGAATGCCGCTGCTGTGCTGAAGTGGGCGTTTGAGCGTGGTCAGCGCGTACTGTTCTTTCCCGACCAGCACCTCGGCCGCAATACGGCGAAGGCCATGGGGATTTCTGTCGACAAGATGCCGATGTGGGACCCTCGCAAGCAGCTTGGCGGCAATACTTCGGAGGCGCTTGCGGAGGCGCAGGTCATTCTGTGGCATGGATTCTGCTCCGTGCACAAGAGGTTCAGCGTCGAGCAGATTGACGCCGCGCGTGCGCAGTATCCCGGGGTTCGCGTGATCGTTCATCCCGAGTGCCCGATGGAGGTTGTCGATGCAGCGGATGAGTCCGGTTCCACGGACTATATCGCGAAGGCAGTTGCTGCCGCTCCTGCCGGGACGACCTTTGCTATCGGCACGGAGATCAACATGGTGCAGCGCTTGGCGAGCCAATATCCGCAGCATACGATCTTCTGCCTCGATCCGGTGATCTGTCCCTGCTCGACGATGTACCGCATTCATCCGGCTTACCTGGCGTGGGTGCTGGAGTCGTTTGAGCGCGGAGAGGTTCTCAATCGGATCGCTGTTCCTTCTGCGATTACCGTGCCCGCGCGGGTGGCGTTGCAGCGCATGCTCGATGTGGTCCCAGCGCCCGTTGCGAGAGTTGGCCAGTGA
- the coaBC gene encoding bifunctional phosphopantothenoylcysteine decarboxylase/phosphopantothenate--cysteine ligase CoaBC — MSRNILLGVCGGIAAYKSAELVRALQKQGMEVRVVMTKAAEEFVRPLTFASLTSHKVFTDLWDSKVEAEKAGFSIEHITQAQWADLLLIAPATANTMAKFAQGLADDFLSATYLATTAPVVFAPAMNVNMWNHPATQANLLALQQRGHRIVEPESGYLACGMTGSGRFPEIETIVESVLGQLQVQRNLAAETVLITAGGTREPIDPVRFLGNRSSGKMGYALAAAAQRRGARVILVTAPTALATPEGCEVVRVTTAAEMQAAVLAHLPEATAVIKAAAVADFRMKQAAATKLERKGSLTLELEPTDDIVRSVVEARRPGTLVIAFAAEMGRNLERAREKLLRKGADAIVVNDVAVEGLGFDSDRNAATLLTRVQSIDLPESSKRELAERILDEMLRLRALVPRTKAREALSV, encoded by the coding sequence ATGTCTAGGAACATTCTGCTCGGTGTATGCGGCGGTATTGCGGCCTATAAATCCGCGGAGTTGGTGCGCGCTTTGCAGAAGCAGGGCATGGAGGTTCGCGTCGTGATGACGAAGGCTGCCGAGGAGTTTGTGCGGCCTTTGACCTTTGCTTCGCTGACGTCGCATAAGGTGTTTACCGATCTGTGGGATTCGAAGGTGGAGGCCGAAAAGGCCGGGTTTTCGATTGAGCATATTACGCAGGCGCAGTGGGCCGATTTGCTATTGATCGCTCCGGCCACGGCGAATACGATGGCGAAGTTTGCCCAGGGGCTTGCTGACGATTTTCTTTCGGCAACGTATCTTGCGACGACTGCTCCGGTTGTCTTTGCGCCGGCGATGAACGTGAATATGTGGAATCATCCCGCTACGCAGGCGAATCTGCTCGCGTTGCAGCAGCGTGGGCACCGGATCGTCGAGCCGGAGAGCGGCTATCTGGCCTGCGGCATGACCGGCAGCGGCCGGTTCCCGGAGATTGAAACTATTGTGGAGTCGGTGCTGGGACAGTTGCAGGTGCAGCGCAATCTTGCGGCGGAGACGGTTCTGATTACGGCAGGCGGTACACGTGAGCCTATCGATCCGGTTCGCTTTCTCGGGAACCGCTCCAGCGGCAAGATGGGCTACGCACTGGCTGCTGCCGCGCAGCGCCGAGGAGCGCGGGTGATTCTCGTGACGGCTCCCACTGCGCTTGCGACGCCGGAGGGTTGTGAGGTCGTTCGGGTCACGACGGCGGCGGAGATGCAGGCTGCTGTTCTGGCGCATCTGCCGGAGGCTACCGCTGTGATCAAAGCGGCGGCGGTTGCGGACTTTCGCATGAAGCAGGCTGCTGCCACGAAGTTGGAGCGCAAGGGATCGCTCACTCTGGAGCTGGAGCCTACAGACGACATCGTTCGCAGCGTGGTGGAGGCGCGGAGGCCGGGAACGCTGGTCATCGCCTTTGCGGCGGAGATGGGGCGGAATCTGGAGAGGGCTCGCGAGAAGCTGTTGCGGAAGGGCGCAGATGCGATTGTGGTCAATGACGTGGCCGTTGAGGGGTTGGGCTTCGATTCTGACCGGAATGCTGCGACACTGTTAACAAGGGTGCAATCGATCGATCTCCCAGAGTCATCTAAGAGGGAACTTGCGGAGCGGATTCTGGACGAGATGCTTCGTCTGAGGGCTTTGGTTCCCCGAACAAAAGCGAGAGAAGCGCTGAGCGTTTGA
- a CDS encoding TonB-dependent receptor, giving the protein MIRMQRFYLPLLFVFVLLLSCRMDCQQSTTSVRGSITDATGAAIPGATVDLMDKVANVHKTMVSDEKGDYQFQQLVPGKYGITVSSPGMGKTEKIVELLVAQPATVNFALSVSDTTTVSVEATEAALNTTDATIGNSVNSATVEALPMEGRNVPDLLSLQPGVLYLGHNLTQANEDSRSGVVAGARSDQGNVTLDGLDNNDQVTGLAFNGVLRSTLDSVEEFRVTTTGNNADSGRTSGAQVNVVTKAGTNKFTGSFYEYNRNTDLSANDWFNKQSQALEHIPNQAGKLIRNTFGVAVGGPILKDKLFFFGNYESQRTAENQQITTTVPTAALRSGILQYTTGDATGSNVVGQVGTGTYLAQLTPAQFAVLDPNCTSSCPWGHGVDPNVIALANEFPLPNTPGGDTYNTSGFTWSAPNPTNLNTGIMRLDYVISQKHRLFFRADLQDDKQLSPPAFPTFGAPGYFSPVAQPPSDIHSDGTKGFAIGETWMISNNLINNVRFGYTRQSYSDQGPGKTAYTTPTVIGLPFSTARTQIILVPFYNLIDDLTWTKNSHNFQFGVNYRLVEDGIATDSKSYSSATASSGENFDAISNTGQTLDPASPEGIAANYAPVISSFGSSYSSLAMGVAGVVASESIAYQYHANGDGTASLLNTGALVQRNFKANEFEYYFQDQWRATSKFTLTYGIRHTILQTPYEVHGQQVQPSISLHDWFNTRVSQAALGIVDQPNFTFAPSGKANGGKPFFPMNWKNFSPRLGLAYAIDSKTSIRAGFGLYFDHFGEGVVRNFSELGSYGLGGSESTPAGFFSPDTAPRFTSITTLPTYSPSILPPSLLPAPAAKITYPYAPPASGQAFAWAMDDKLQTPYSYTMNLDVQRELPKGFVLEAAYVGRIGRHLIVQRDLGMPLDLVDPKSGMDYFTAASLLEKQAYANGSKGVPTASVAKIPYWENLFPDAAGAAGSPQASIPCPKTVCQPGNSATQNIYNQYKAQPLNATDDLNLMDTLCSPGCGGQLYRYYNGAFSSLYADSTIGFSTYDAGQLILRHAMSHGLQMDFSYTYSRAIDIGSDTERTCTSCTAIGTTADASTGVLINSFNPSLNKGVADFDTTHIITTDAVYKLPFGRGQAFLNSPSGWVDAIFGGWQLNGLGRWTSGLPFGLQISGGWMTAWPKQSYTIQTAPLGALAPKKTKINGVRSPNVFPNATALVAGISGLVGGNTGTTPLRYPLPGEVGQRNKYRGDGYFGADTGLMKTWRITDSQGLKFDWEVFNVTNAVRFDTNPVTSLKNSVGTGTLGQYTHTLSQPRIQQISLRYIF; this is encoded by the coding sequence ATGATTCGTATGCAACGTTTTTATCTGCCGCTCCTGTTTGTGTTTGTCCTGCTGCTCTCCTGCCGGATGGATTGTCAACAGTCGACTACCTCCGTTCGAGGCTCCATTACCGATGCAACAGGCGCAGCGATTCCCGGTGCAACGGTTGATCTAATGGATAAGGTTGCCAATGTTCATAAAACAATGGTCAGCGACGAAAAAGGCGATTATCAGTTCCAACAGCTTGTGCCTGGAAAATATGGAATTACCGTCTCCTCTCCGGGAATGGGGAAGACAGAGAAGATTGTGGAATTGCTCGTAGCTCAACCCGCAACCGTCAATTTCGCATTGTCCGTATCGGACACGACAACAGTCAGCGTGGAAGCCACGGAGGCCGCGCTCAACACTACCGACGCCACCATCGGTAACTCCGTGAACAGCGCCACAGTTGAGGCTCTTCCGATGGAAGGACGCAATGTACCGGATCTGCTCAGTCTTCAACCTGGAGTGCTCTACCTGGGGCACAACCTCACCCAGGCAAATGAAGACAGCCGCAGCGGTGTAGTGGCGGGTGCCCGCTCCGATCAGGGCAACGTCACGCTGGATGGACTGGACAATAACGATCAGGTTACCGGACTAGCCTTCAATGGCGTTCTTCGTTCTACCCTGGACTCGGTGGAAGAGTTTCGCGTTACCACCACAGGCAATAATGCCGACTCTGGCCGCACATCCGGAGCCCAGGTGAACGTGGTTACAAAAGCAGGCACGAATAAATTTACCGGAAGCTTTTACGAGTACAACCGCAATACCGATCTCTCAGCCAATGACTGGTTTAATAAGCAGTCCCAGGCTTTGGAGCACATACCCAACCAGGCCGGAAAGCTCATCCGCAATACCTTCGGCGTGGCAGTAGGTGGCCCAATCCTCAAGGACAAGCTATTTTTCTTTGGGAATTATGAGAGCCAGCGTACAGCGGAAAATCAGCAAATCACAACTACAGTACCTACCGCCGCATTGCGCAGCGGGATACTCCAATACACCACGGGCGATGCGACGGGAAGCAACGTCGTAGGCCAGGTGGGAACCGGCACTTATCTCGCTCAGCTCACACCTGCTCAGTTTGCCGTGCTTGATCCTAACTGCACGTCAAGCTGTCCCTGGGGGCATGGTGTCGATCCCAATGTGATCGCCCTCGCAAACGAGTTTCCCCTTCCCAACACTCCTGGCGGAGACACCTATAACACCTCAGGCTTCACCTGGTCCGCACCGAACCCAACCAACCTCAACACAGGCATTATGCGATTAGACTATGTGATCAGCCAGAAGCATCGCCTCTTCTTCCGTGCCGACCTTCAGGATGACAAACAACTCTCTCCGCCCGCCTTTCCCACGTTCGGAGCACCCGGCTACTTTTCTCCAGTAGCGCAACCACCTTCAGACATTCATAGCGACGGCACCAAAGGATTCGCTATCGGTGAAACGTGGATGATCTCGAATAACCTGATCAATAACGTACGCTTTGGATACACGCGCCAAAGCTACTCCGATCAGGGGCCTGGGAAGACCGCCTACACGACACCGACGGTCATAGGGCTTCCCTTCTCTACAGCACGTACCCAGATCATCCTTGTCCCCTTCTACAACCTGATCGACGACCTCACCTGGACAAAGAACTCCCATAACTTCCAGTTCGGCGTCAATTACCGTTTAGTTGAAGATGGCATTGCGACCGATTCAAAATCGTATAGTTCCGCGACTGCCAGCTCGGGTGAAAACTTCGATGCTATCTCCAACACCGGACAAACCCTTGACCCTGCCTCACCAGAAGGCATAGCGGCTAACTACGCTCCCGTCATCTCCTCCTTCGGCTCTTCCTATAGCAGCCTTGCAATGGGCGTAGCAGGTGTCGTGGCCTCGGAGTCTATCGCCTATCAATACCATGCCAATGGCGATGGCACGGCCAGCCTCCTGAACACGGGAGCCTTGGTCCAGCGTAACTTCAAAGCCAATGAATTTGAGTATTACTTCCAGGACCAATGGAGAGCGACATCGAAGTTCACACTCACCTACGGCATACGTCACACCATCCTGCAAACGCCTTATGAGGTTCATGGCCAGCAGGTGCAGCCCAGCATCAGCCTGCACGACTGGTTCAATACACGCGTCTCCCAGGCAGCCCTCGGTATCGTCGATCAACCTAACTTCACCTTCGCCCCCTCCGGAAAGGCGAACGGCGGAAAACCATTCTTCCCCATGAACTGGAAGAATTTCTCTCCTCGCCTGGGACTCGCCTACGCAATCGATAGCAAGACATCGATCCGCGCCGGCTTTGGCCTCTACTTCGATCACTTCGGTGAAGGTGTAGTGCGTAACTTCTCGGAGCTGGGTTCGTATGGTCTCGGCGGTTCAGAATCCACACCGGCAGGCTTCTTCAGTCCGGACACAGCCCCACGCTTCACCAGCATCACGACCCTGCCGACTTATTCTCCAAGCATCCTGCCTCCCAGCCTCCTGCCTGCACCGGCGGCAAAAATCACTTATCCTTACGCGCCGCCCGCATCCGGCCAGGCCTTTGCGTGGGCCATGGACGACAAGCTCCAGACTCCTTACTCCTACACGATGAATCTGGATGTACAGCGTGAGTTACCCAAAGGATTTGTACTGGAAGCTGCCTATGTCGGTCGTATAGGGCGGCACCTGATCGTACAGCGCGATCTGGGAATGCCTCTTGATCTGGTCGACCCAAAGAGTGGCATGGACTACTTCACCGCCGCTTCCCTCTTGGAGAAGCAGGCCTACGCCAACGGCAGCAAGGGAGTCCCCACAGCCAGCGTCGCGAAGATTCCCTACTGGGAGAATCTCTTCCCCGATGCAGCAGGAGCTGCAGGCTCTCCCCAGGCCTCCATACCGTGTCCCAAGACAGTCTGCCAGCCTGGAAATTCAGCCACGCAGAATATCTATAACCAGTACAAAGCGCAGCCGCTGAACGCGACGGACGATCTGAATCTCATGGACACGCTTTGCTCCCCCGGTTGCGGAGGACAGTTGTATCGCTACTATAACGGCGCCTTCAGCTCACTCTACGCCGATAGCACCATCGGCTTCAGCACCTATGACGCAGGACAGCTCATTCTTCGTCATGCCATGTCCCATGGTCTGCAGATGGACTTCAGCTATACCTACTCCAGGGCAATCGATATTGGCTCCGATACGGAACGTACCTGCACCAGTTGCACGGCCATCGGTACGACGGCGGATGCCTCCACCGGCGTTCTCATCAACTCCTTCAACCCCTCTCTCAATAAGGGCGTGGCCGATTTCGATACCACGCATATCATCACCACAGACGCTGTCTACAAGCTCCCCTTCGGAAGAGGACAAGCCTTCCTGAACAGTCCAAGTGGATGGGTTGACGCGATCTTTGGTGGGTGGCAGCTCAACGGTCTCGGACGCTGGACCAGCGGCCTGCCCTTCGGCCTCCAGATCTCCGGTGGATGGATGACAGCATGGCCGAAGCAAAGCTACACGATTCAAACGGCTCCACTAGGAGCCCTTGCCCCAAAGAAGACCAAGATCAATGGCGTACGTTCCCCTAACGTCTTTCCGAACGCAACGGCCTTGGTGGCTGGCATCTCTGGACTTGTGGGTGGAAACACAGGCACCACACCCCTCCGTTATCCTCTACCGGGCGAGGTCGGCCAGCGGAACAAGTACAGGGGCGATGGATATTTCGGAGCGGACACCGGTCTGATGAAGACGTGGAGAATTACCGATAGCCAGGGTCTCAAGTTCGACTGGGAGGTCTTCAACGTGACCAATGCCGTTCGCTTCGATACAAACCCTGTTACCTCGCTCAAGAACTCGGTAGGCACCGGTACCCTGGGCCAATACACCCATACGCTCAGCCAGCCGCGTATCCAGCAGATCTCACTGCGGTACATCTTTTAG
- a CDS encoding cysteine desulfurase family protein, whose amino-acid sequence MIYLDSAATTAVRREVLEAMWPYLTAEFGNPSSHHSLGEAAAQALKTARATLAQLLGCRASEIIFTSGGTEADNLAIKGIALAAPRGRHIVTTTIEHEAVLESCDYLHRHHGFEITYLPVDRQGLISLEQAAAAIRPDTTLCSIMLANNEVGTIQPIHELAGIAHAAGVPIHTDAVQAAGALDLNVGNLGVDALSLSGHKFGAPKGTGLLYLRGRLTIEPVLHGGGQERGRRSGTESVAGAVALAKAFQMAETSRLESAQRLSKLRDDFIAAVLSFVPSAILTGDSVKRLPGSASFCFPETSGEAVLLYLEEHEIICSSGSACAAGADHPSHVLLAMGLEPAIAQTAVRFTLSESTTAEELSRVALTIRNAIHSLTRSK is encoded by the coding sequence GTGATCTATCTCGATTCGGCAGCGACAACAGCAGTCCGCCGCGAGGTGCTCGAGGCGATGTGGCCCTATCTGACTGCGGAGTTCGGCAATCCTTCGAGTCACCATTCGCTGGGTGAGGCTGCGGCTCAGGCTCTGAAAACAGCACGGGCAACGCTTGCGCAGTTGCTCGGCTGCCGGGCCAGCGAGATCATCTTTACCTCGGGTGGCACAGAGGCAGATAACCTCGCGATTAAGGGCATTGCGCTGGCTGCTCCACGAGGCCGCCATATTGTGACCACCACGATTGAGCATGAGGCAGTGCTGGAGTCCTGTGACTACCTGCATCGGCATCATGGTTTTGAGATCACCTATTTGCCGGTTGATCGCCAGGGTCTTATCTCCCTTGAGCAAGCGGCAGCAGCGATTCGTCCGGATACGACGTTGTGCTCGATCATGCTGGCCAATAATGAAGTAGGAACGATTCAGCCTATCCACGAGCTCGCTGGGATAGCTCATGCTGCGGGTGTTCCGATCCATACAGATGCCGTGCAGGCCGCTGGGGCGCTTGATCTGAATGTTGGCAATCTTGGGGTGGATGCTCTTAGTCTTTCAGGCCATAAGTTCGGCGCACCAAAAGGAACGGGGCTGCTCTACCTGCGAGGCCGGTTGACGATTGAGCCGGTGTTGCATGGCGGTGGGCAGGAACGTGGTCGCCGGTCGGGAACAGAGAGTGTTGCGGGAGCTGTAGCTCTGGCCAAAGCCTTTCAGATGGCTGAGACCTCAAGGCTCGAGAGCGCGCAACGGCTCAGTAAACTTCGCGATGATTTTATTGCTGCTGTGCTCTCCTTTGTTCCGAGTGCGATCTTGACTGGCGACTCTGTGAAGCGTCTGCCGGGCAGCGCGTCGTTCTGTTTTCCGGAGACGAGCGGCGAGGCTGTGCTGCTCTATCTGGAAGAGCACGAGATCATCTGCTCCAGTGGATCGGCCTGTGCTGCCGGAGCGGATCACCCATCGCATGTGCTTCTGGCGATGGGACTGGAGCCTGCGATCGCTCAAACGGCTGTGAGGTTTACCTTGAGCGAGAGTACGACTGCCGAGGAGTTAAGCAGGGTCGCGCTGACGATACGGAACGCGATTCATTCTCTTACTCGATCGAAGTAA
- the nadC gene encoding carboxylating nicotinate-nucleotide diphosphorylase, which yields MIVPQNLIDQAVRAALAEDAPWGDLTSQTFIPESAIASALLAAREPGVCCGAQVFTTVMGLTDARISTVFHAEEGERFDTGDTVATVIGPARSVLQAERVALNFMQRMSGIATLTAKYVAEIAGTRARIVDTRKTTPGLRVLERYAVRCGGGMNHRFSLSDAVMVKDNHLAVLTASSKLGVTEALREARSRLPHTVHFEVEVDRIDQIEPVLAAGVDTIMLDNFTLEELRQGVALVAGRALVEASGSVRLETVGDIARTGVDIISVGALTHSVRALDLGLDIEIEAVV from the coding sequence GTGATCGTTCCGCAGAATCTTATTGATCAGGCTGTGAGAGCGGCCCTGGCTGAAGATGCCCCTTGGGGAGATCTGACGTCGCAGACATTTATTCCGGAGTCGGCGATCGCTTCGGCTCTGCTGGCCGCGCGCGAGCCGGGTGTCTGCTGCGGAGCCCAGGTCTTCACCACGGTGATGGGACTGACGGACGCGAGGATCTCGACTGTCTTTCATGCGGAAGAGGGCGAGCGCTTTGATACAGGCGATACGGTTGCAACGGTTATCGGTCCTGCGCGATCTGTGCTTCAGGCCGAACGTGTTGCGTTGAACTTTATGCAGCGGATGTCAGGGATTGCAACGCTGACTGCGAAGTACGTGGCCGAGATTGCAGGCACGCGAGCGCGCATCGTGGACACGCGCAAGACAACGCCGGGACTTCGTGTGCTGGAGCGCTACGCAGTGCGCTGCGGCGGCGGAATGAACCATCGCTTTTCGCTCTCCGACGCTGTGATGGTGAAGGACAACCATCTTGCTGTGCTTACTGCGAGCAGCAAGCTCGGCGTGACGGAGGCTCTGCGCGAGGCGCGTTCGAGGCTTCCGCATACGGTGCACTTCGAAGTGGAAGTCGACCGCATCGACCAGATCGAGCCTGTGCTCGCTGCCGGGGTCGATACGATCATGCTCGACAACTTTACGCTTGAGGAACTGCGGCAGGGAGTTGCCCTCGTCGCCGGCCGCGCGCTAGTGGAAGCCAGCGGTTCGGTGAGGCTTGAGACTGTGGGCGACATCGCTCGCACCGGTGTCGATATCATCTCGGTGGGTGCGCTTACGCATAGTGTGCGTGCGCTGGATCTTGGGTTGGATATTGAGATTGAGGCTGTTGTGTAA
- the nadB gene encoding L-aspartate oxidase, with amino-acid sequence MSEVIIVGSGIAGLIAAIETSRQHVVTLITKAELSESNTRYAQGGIAVALFADDSVAEHVADTLRAGAGLSCPSVVEVLCSEGPARVRDLIRLGVEFDRRNGELARGLEAAHSRPRVLHAGGDATGFAIESALVHAVRSAANITILEHTFVKDLIVRDRKVAGVEILNEAGEARSLSADAVVLASGGAGQLYPHTSNPSVATGDGSAIALRAGAELADVEFYQFHPTTLAVPGNFLISEALRGDGAVLLDSEGHRFMQAVHPDAELAPRDVVARGIAEQMAKQNGAPVFLDASALGAEFLKERFPTIDAACRTYGFDWAVQPVPVTPAAHYWMGGVRTDEWGRTSLPGLFAVGEVACTGVHGANRLASNSLLESLVFAWRCASLLLNEETFSKAWPAFSKSEVHVLPAEENSTATPVDRAALQKLMWETVGIYRDASGLKRAAEQLRGWRRDGATVSDCETANLLDLARVMVAAANMRQESRGAHWRNDFPETLQSFQHHQNFRREVSA; translated from the coding sequence GTGAGCGAAGTCATCATCGTAGGCAGTGGCATCGCCGGTCTTATCGCAGCCATCGAAACAAGCCGCCAGCATGTAGTTACTCTGATCACCAAAGCAGAGCTGAGCGAGAGCAATACACGTTACGCGCAGGGCGGTATCGCCGTTGCGCTCTTTGCGGATGACAGCGTCGCCGAGCACGTGGCGGATACTCTGCGTGCAGGGGCGGGCCTCAGTTGCCCGTCTGTGGTGGAGGTGCTCTGCTCTGAAGGACCGGCTCGCGTTCGCGACCTGATACGGCTGGGTGTTGAGTTTGACCGACGTAATGGGGAACTCGCTCGCGGCCTGGAAGCTGCGCATTCGCGTCCGCGTGTGCTGCATGCGGGCGGCGACGCTACGGGGTTTGCGATTGAGTCGGCACTGGTGCATGCGGTGCGCTCGGCTGCGAACATCACGATCCTGGAGCACACCTTCGTCAAAGACCTGATCGTGCGTGACCGCAAGGTTGCCGGAGTAGAAATCCTGAATGAGGCTGGCGAGGCTCGTTCGCTGAGCGCCGATGCCGTGGTTCTGGCCAGCGGCGGAGCGGGGCAACTGTATCCGCATACGTCGAACCCTTCTGTAGCTACTGGAGATGGTTCAGCGATTGCGCTTCGTGCCGGAGCCGAACTGGCGGACGTGGAGTTCTACCAGTTCCATCCGACGACGCTGGCGGTACCGGGCAACTTCCTGATCTCGGAGGCTCTGCGCGGCGATGGCGCTGTGCTGCTCGATTCCGAAGGCCATCGCTTTATGCAGGCGGTCCATCCGGATGCGGAGCTTGCGCCGCGTGATGTTGTAGCGCGGGGTATCGCGGAGCAGATGGCCAAACAGAACGGCGCACCGGTCTTTCTGGATGCCTCTGCGCTGGGTGCGGAGTTTCTCAAAGAGCGCTTCCCAACGATTGACGCAGCCTGCCGCACCTATGGATTCGACTGGGCGGTTCAGCCTGTTCCTGTGACTCCGGCAGCGCACTATTGGATGGGCGGCGTGCGGACGGATGAGTGGGGACGCACTTCGCTACCGGGATTGTTTGCCGTGGGTGAGGTGGCCTGTACGGGTGTTCATGGAGCCAATCGGCTTGCTTCGAACTCGCTGCTCGAGAGCCTGGTGTTTGCGTGGCGTTGTGCGAGTCTTCTGCTGAATGAAGAAACCTTCAGCAAGGCGTGGCCTGCTTTCAGCAAGAGTGAGGTTCATGTGCTTCCCGCAGAAGAGAACAGTACCGCGACTCCAGTAGATCGTGCGGCGTTGCAGAAGCTGATGTGGGAGACCGTGGGCATCTATCGCGATGCGAGCGGGCTGAAGCGGGCGGCGGAGCAACTGCGTGGATGGCGTCGTGACGGTGCAACGGTGAGTGATTGTGAGACCGCGAACCTGCTTGATCTTGCACGCGTGATGGTTGCGGCGGCGAATATGCGGCAGGAGTCGCGTGGCGCGCACTGGCGCAACGACTTCCCCGAGACCCTGCAGAGCTTCCAGCACCACCAGAACTTTCGCAGAGAGGTAAGCGCGTGA